A genomic region of Oncorhynchus mykiss isolate Arlee chromosome 2, USDA_OmykA_1.1, whole genome shotgun sequence contains the following coding sequences:
- the pnp4b gene encoding purine nucleoside phosphorylase 4b, giving the protein MHTKGSTECCCSFEDYNQTTEWLLSRTRHRPKIAVVCGSGLGLLADGVTNKEIFPYADIPNFPVSTVPGHEGCLVFGILKGKSCVFMQGRFHLYEGYSLCKVTFPVRIFKLLGVETLIVTNASGGLCPDFKVGDIMLIKDHINLPGFAGQHPLCGPNDERFGIRFPCMSDAYSKDLRKLALDISHELDYTNFVREGVYCMVSGPNFETIAEARMLQVLGCDSVGMSTVPEVTVAKHCGLRVFGLSLITNKVSLDYSREEKVNHEEVLEISKMRAEHVQMMLNTLIARSDQLDEGINVN; this is encoded by the exons CTGTTGCTCTTTTGAAGACTACAATCAGACGACAGAATGGCTTCTGAGCCGGACGAGACACAGGCCTAAGATCGCAGTGGTGTGTGGCTCAGGCCTGGGCCTGCTCGCCGATGGTGTTACCAACAAAGAGATCTTCCCTTACGCAGATATCCCCAACTTCCCCGTCAGCACAG TCCCGGGTCATGAGGGGTGTCTGGTGTTCGGTATTCTGAAAGGCAAATCCTGCGTCTTCATGCAAGGCAGATTCCATCTCTACGAGGGCTATTCACTCTGTAAG GTCACATTCCCGGTGCGGATCTTCAAGCTTTTGGGCGTGGAGACCCTCATTGTGACTAACGCCTCAGGGGGCCTGTGTCCGGACTTCAAAGTGGGCGACATCATGCTCATTAAGGACCACATTAACCTGCCAGGCTTCGCCGGCCAGCACCCTCTGTGCGGCCCCAATGACGAACG GTTTGGGATCCGGTTCCCCTGCATGTCAGATGCCTACAGTAAGGACCTGAGGAAGCTAGCTCTAGATATCAGTCATGAGCTGGACTATACCAACTTTGTGCGGGAAGGGGTGTACTGCATGGTGAGCGGGCCCAACTTCGAGACCATCGCTGAGGCACGCATGTTGCAGGTCTTGGGGTGCGACTCTGTGG GCATGAGTACGGTCCCAGAGGTAACAGTGGCCAAGCACTGTGGCCTGAGGGTCTTTGGTCTCTCACTCATCACCAACAAG GTCTCCCTGGACTACAGCCGTGAGGAGAAGGTGAACCATGAGGAGGTCCTGGAGATCAGCAAGATGAGGGCGGAGCATGTGCAGATGATGCTCAACACACTTATTGCCCGCTCAGACCAGCTGGACGAGGGCATCAATGTCAACTGA